GGCAAGGCCTGACGGTGTTCAGAAAGATAATCGCCATCTACGGCGTCGATGTTTAACCCATTGCTGAGTGGTGCAAAGCTGACCGCCAGCGAGCATTCGGCCATTCCGTAACAGGCACAGAATGCCTCTTTGTTAAATCCGCAGGGCTCCAGCATTTCAGCAAACTTGAATAACGGCGCGGGTCTTATGGTTTCAGCGCCAACACCTGCCAGGCGCCAAGCGCTCAAATCAAATTTTTCGATATCACTTTGACGCAGCCGCTGCTGGCACAGCTCATAACCAAATGGAGGCCCAATTGAAATCGTTGCTCGATTCTCGGTCATCAATGCCAGCCATAATCTGGGACGCATGGCAAAATCACGGGTTTTCAAATAATCAACCGATAATTGAGCTGCCAGTGGCGCCAGAACAAGCCCCACCAAACCCATATCATGGTAAAACGGCAGCCATGAGGCCCCTCGATCACCCGGTCGAATCTTGCAACCCGATTTAACGATGGCGGCCAGATTGTTTAATACCGCCGACTGGGTAATCATAACCCCCCGGGGAAATTTGGTGCTGCCGGAGGTGTACTGGATGTAAGCCAGCTCTTTGGGCCCCAGCGGGCTTAGCGGAATCGATGATTTGGCAAGTTCGTCGAACGCTTGAGGCGTTCCGCAAAATCGGAGGTCAAGACCTTCGGCGGCTTCATTCAAGAATGGAAAATAATCATCCGTTGCCATGGCGGCATTGGCTCGGCAGCTGATCAGCAGACGATGCAACTGGTCCACGTATGTTTTACGTCCGCCCATATGAATGGATGCCGGCAACGGAACGGGAATGAGGCCGGCATACTGACAGGCAAAGAAAAATCGGATGAAATCTGGATGGGTATCGGCTACCAGCGCCATGCGCGCACCGCGTTCAAGGCCCAGGCCGATGAGCCGTTGAGCCAGCTCTTGGGCTTCGTCACGCAGTTTTGAATACGGGAGAACGGCAGATATTTTGCCGCGCCCATCGTAGAAATTGTAACCGGTTTGACCCTGAGCCGCATAATTGAGCGCCTCAGGCAAAGTAGAAAAGTCTCCAGCTCGTAAGGGTATATTACTTCCAGTCGGCGTTGCTTCCATAGTCACTTCATCCATCTCCTCGTTTGATATTCCAGTTTTTCCAGACAAGTTAAGTCAACAAAATGCAGCGCTAACTTAATTCATCGAAAACAGGGTGTCGCTTCCTTTATCTGCAGCCTAAAAACTTGGTGAAGCAATTTCTTATATAGAAACTTATCTAAATAAAAAATGGATGTCAAATAATTTATTATAATTTTACTAACTTACAGCATTTTGGCGTTTTCTGAGGAGTCATTTTTTGGCGACAGCAACCCTAAAATCACAAAATTTCACGCTTAAGGCCTTTAGCTCACTAAACACCTTAATTTATTATTTTTTTATGAATAACCAGCCCAAATATTGAAAAATTTGTCAAATACGAAACTTGGGGGTGTGTCCAATCCGACACACAATATGAAGGATATGTGCCCATTTTGAAACATTTGATCAAATCCCATTGTTTCAAAAAAAAATGTCAATATTGGCCTTATCACCCCATTTTTTGCCAAATCGGCCGACGATGGGTGCAAAAATAATGTTGGCTTTTGAATCCGCATTGTTGGAAATGGACTTTAAAATGAGAAAGTCACGTATGGCAAAATACGGGTCATTCCCTAACGCATATAGTCAATGCAGTTATTTTAAAAAATTAAGATGACTAGTCATCGTTTCATTTCAATTCGTGCGTTAAACCGTCTCCTTACTGCTTCAAATAAGCGTTGAATGACCCGGAAAGATAATGCTTGATAAAACATTTAACATTTGACAAAGTCGCGGGGGTATTTGATGAGCGCGGTGGCCTCTTTTACTGGGCCTAACGTTAAACCGCAAATCGATCTTTCAATAAAAGAGACCATCTTATGCTGCACGTCAATCGGGTCAAAACCCGGCATCAGTTACGACAGTTTATCCGGCTGCCCTGGTCTATTTACGCAGATGATCCCGCATGGATTCCGCCATTGATTCTGGAACGAAAAGAACTTTTGTCGCCGCGAAATCCTTATTTTGAGCATGCCCGTTTTCAATCCTGGATCGCATATCGCAAAGAGGCGCCGGTGGGTCGCATCAGCGCCCAGATCGACCAATTGCACCTTGATCAGCATCAGGCAGATGAAGGTTTTTTCGGAATGCTTGAATCAGAAGACGATGCTGAAACGTTTGCAGCACTTTTCCAAACTGCTGAGCGTTGGTTGCGTGACCAGGGGATGCACCGGGTTCTAGGGCCCTATAATTTATCGATCAACCAGGAACCGGGATTGTTGGTGGACGGCTTTGAAACGCCCCCCTATTTTTTGATGGGGCATGCGAGACCTTATTATGCGATGCATATGGAAAAAAATGGCTTTCAGAAACAAAAAGATTTATTGGCCTATCGCGTGGCCGTTGATGATTTTACACTGACACCGGCCATGCAGGCGGTCACCAAAAGGGCAAAAAAACGGGTCAAGATACGCTCTTTGCGAAAAACAAATTTTGACGAAGACCTGCAGAATATCGGCGACATTTTTAATGACGCTTGGTCGCAAAACTGGGGATTTATTCCCTTTACCCCAAAGGAGTTTAAACAGCTGGGCAAAGAGTTTAAATTGGTGTTGAAATTTGAAATGGTCAAAATTGCTGAAATCGACGGTAGACCAGCGGCTTTTATGGTGATGGTGCCCAATATCAATGAAACCATACGTGATTTAAACGGCCGATTAATGCCTTTCGGCTGGCTTAAGTTACTGTGGCGTTTGAAAGTCAAGTTTCCACAAACAACGCGCATCCCATTTATGGGGGTTCGACAGCAGTATCAGGATAGCCTCATGGGGGCGGCAATGGCGCTGATGATGATCCAGGCGTTATATCCTCCGGCAATCAAACACAGGGTAAAAGATGTCGAAATGTCCTGGATATTGGAAGATAATAAGGGCACGCGAGATATCATTGAAGGGATCAAGGGCTCGGCATACAAGCGCTATCGAATATATGGTAAAAACTTAATCTAAAACCATCCTGATTTAGGAGACCGATGACGGCACAACAGACAAGCCGATTTAGCGCAATCATTCTTGCCGGAAGCCGTCCGGGTCAGGATCCGGTGGCTCAGGCCGCCGGAGTGACCTGTAAATCATTTGCGCCCATCGACAATCGACCGATGGTGCATCGGGTCTTAGATGCCTTATCGGCTGCCCAGCAGGTTGACACCCTGATCTTATGCGGACCCTCCCGGCCTTTAGTTGAGCGGGAGCCTGAACTACAAGCCCGTCTCGATAAAAATGAATTCAAATGGATTGCCAGCCAAGCGACGCCCAGTTTGAGCACCTATAATGCCCTGCAAGCTTTCCCGGATAATAAACCAATGCTGGTCACCACTGCCGATCATGCACTCTTAACCCCACAGATCGTAGATTTTTTTTGCAACGCAGCGTATCAACTAGAATGTGATGTCGCGGTCGGTCTAACAGCATATGAGGGTGTCATAGCCGCATTTCCTGAAACCCAACGCACGGCCATAAAATTCAAAGATGGGGCCTATAGCGGCTGCAATCTGTTTGGTTTTCTCAACTCTCGTTCTGATCAGGCGGCTCAATTCTGGCGCCGCATAGAACAGGAGCGCAAAAAACCGCTGCGCCTTATGCAGCTCCTGGGTTGGTGGACCGTGGCGCGGTACCTGTTAGGCAGAATCTCGTTGAAGGATGGTTTAGAAACGCTTTCAAATAAGATGCAGGTTCGCCTGCTTCCTGTGCTGCTGCCCTTTCCGCAGGCGGCTATAGACGTTGACAGCGTCGATGACTGGGAGTTCGTGCAACGCCTGACGCAAAAGCAGGCTTTTTAAACAGCCGGTTTGCGGCGAAAACGTTGCATACGTTTAAATCGTCTTCTTCTCCCCGGCAAAGGATCCTCATTCAAAATACTCATATATGGCTTTAGCCAGATTCATCGCATTTTCTTCAGGTGAAATCAGCCCCATCTGCTCATATACCGGATCGATGTATCCCCTGTAAGAGTTTTGCTCCACAACATGCGCAAAACATTTGATCTCCTCAGGATCAATTTTAAACCCATTATTAATGGTTTCAATCGCTGATTGACAGTCTTCAATCGAATGGGCCATAAATACGCCCTTGCAAGCGCTAAACCAGCTTTGGCCAAAAAGCAGCACTGGTTTGCCCCTTACCAGGCTTTCCCACCCCACGGTGCCCGCAACCGTTACTGTCGCTTGTGCATGATCGATGAGTTCAAATGACGATGTGTCT
The Desulfobacterales bacterium DNA segment above includes these coding regions:
- a CDS encoding fatty acyl-AMP ligase, which translates into the protein MEATPTGSNIPLRAGDFSTLPEALNYAAQGQTGYNFYDGRGKISAVLPYSKLRDEAQELAQRLIGLGLERGARMALVADTHPDFIRFFFACQYAGLIPVPLPASIHMGGRKTYVDQLHRLLISCRANAAMATDDYFPFLNEAAEGLDLRFCGTPQAFDELAKSSIPLSPLGPKELAYIQYTSGSTKFPRGVMITQSAVLNNLAAIVKSGCKIRPGDRGASWLPFYHDMGLVGLVLAPLAAQLSVDYLKTRDFAMRPRLWLALMTENRATISIGPPFGYELCQQRLRQSDIEKFDLSAWRLAGVGAETIRPAPLFKFAEMLEPCGFNKEAFCACYGMAECSLAVSFAPLSNGLNIDAVDGDYLSEHRQALPVATHMPESEIRSSWFVDCGTPLPDYQVEVRDGSGHQLPERHVGTIYVKAASVMSGYFGDLKLTQEVLTDDGWFNTGDLGYFVENGLFITGREKDMIIINGRNIWPQDLEFAAEQQPEVRTGDASAFSVPGPDGQEKTVMMVQCRVNSDPERAELRERIQRLIYQELGIECYIDLVPRNTLPRTTSGKLSRSKARKEFLKRTERERQPSSRRPLIFTGRRVQAG
- a CDS encoding N-acetyltransferase; the protein is MLHVNRVKTRHQLRQFIRLPWSIYADDPAWIPPLILERKELLSPRNPYFEHARFQSWIAYRKEAPVGRISAQIDQLHLDQHQADEGFFGMLESEDDAETFAALFQTAERWLRDQGMHRVLGPYNLSINQEPGLLVDGFETPPYFLMGHARPYYAMHMEKNGFQKQKDLLAYRVAVDDFTLTPAMQAVTKRAKKRVKIRSLRKTNFDEDLQNIGDIFNDAWSQNWGFIPFTPKEFKQLGKEFKLVLKFEMVKIAEIDGRPAAFMVMVPNINETIRDLNGRLMPFGWLKLLWRLKVKFPQTTRIPFMGVRQQYQDSLMGAAMALMMIQALYPPAIKHRVKDVEMSWILEDNKGTRDIIEGIKGSAYKRYRIYGKNLI
- a CDS encoding nucleotidyltransferase family protein encodes the protein MTAQQTSRFSAIILAGSRPGQDPVAQAAGVTCKSFAPIDNRPMVHRVLDALSAAQQVDTLILCGPSRPLVEREPELQARLDKNEFKWIASQATPSLSTYNALQAFPDNKPMLVTTADHALLTPQIVDFFCNAAYQLECDVAVGLTAYEGVIAAFPETQRTAIKFKDGAYSGCNLFGFLNSRSDQAAQFWRRIEQERKKPLRLMQLLGWWTVARYLLGRISLKDGLETLSNKMQVRLLPVLLPFPQAAIDVDSVDDWEFVQRLTQKQAF